TTTGCTTGGCCTGGGCGGGCACGGCAGAAAGAATAATCTGTCGGTGGACCAACTAAGAACGGCCGTGCGCCACCACCCGTAAAATAAATCCTTACAGTCTCGAGATGTTGTAAGTTTTCCACGTCGGCACGTGTCAAAAAAGCTaaataatcagaatgaggaaacCAAGCTGAATCAAaactaaaaaaaccaaaatttcatATTCATTCATTATCTATCATCACACTCTCAATCACCCGCTCTCCCAATAATATGATGATTAATCATAAAGAAAGATATCgttttcgattttgattttctGTTCAAAATTAACTGCTTCAACTAAACccaacctctttttttttttactcctcACTTGCAGAAGCTAactaaaccctaaaagaaaaaaaatcagaaaaaaagaattttttttgttcttctcatCATGTCTTTCTTCTTTGGGTTGTTTATTGGAATCACTGTTGGTATTGGATTGATAATGGGTTTTGTTCGTTCTGAGAATTATCGATCAAAACGTCGATCTGATTTggtaagaagaagaacaaaacatTAAAAaagcaacattttttttttgtttttctatttttgatttttttgtatgATTTTTGTTTTACAGGCAGCAACAGTATCAGCGTTTTCAAAGATGACAGTTGAAGATTCTAAAAAGCTACTTCCATTAGATTTTTATCCATCATGGGTTGTATTTTCAGAGAAACAAAAGCTAACATGGCTTAATCTTGAGCTCACTAAGATCTGGCCATATGTTGATCAGGTAATAATTTTGTAGTTTCGTGTTGTTGCTGTCTCTAAATTGATTATGAGCTGAAATTGAAATGTAATTTATACTGTGGTTGTCGCTACAGGCGGCGTCCGAACTGATTAAAACCTCAGTTGAACCTGTTCTTGAACAATATAGACCTGTTATACTTTCATCTCTTAAGTTTTCTAAGTTGACACTTGGTACTGTTGCTCCACAATTTACAGGTTAGTCTTGTTGGTAAACTAATTTCAATGTTGGTGCCTGTATATTAGTTAGTTTAGCGTAAACTTTGTAGCTTTCGATGCTTGAACTTGTTAAGTATTTAGCTCTTTGGGCAAATTGGTTTGTTGTTCGCTTAGCTGTGTTATTTAGATTGTGACAAGTGGTAAGGCATTCTAGAGGAGTGTTCTGTTGATTCTGAATCAAAATGTTTCTTACTAGGCATTTTGTGAAGCTTGACTTAATTCGGGTGCTCTCAGAGAGACAAGTCAACGTATGCTCGCTTACTTAGAGCAGATTGTTAAGCTAGTCACAGATCGAATGATTGTAGTTCTCCCTGCCTCCCCAAAATCTGTCCGTGGAAATAGCTCATATTTCAGGGAATTGATTCCCTGGGTAAACACCAGCCTTAGGGAATTCATAGGTACCTTCTGATAACAGGGCTGCACAACAAGGAAATTTGCTTAAAATTTATTGTTTTGTAGTATTCAAACAATTAAAAATGGATTTAGAGATGTTCTGCATATCATATCGTATTAATAATGAATCCTTtatttgaaacttttcatgatgcTTTATCTTCAAGCAAGCAAAAGGATGTCTAATGCTGCTGCTTAGCTAAAGAAAGTTATAGTTGGTATTAATGAAAAATGGCACTAAATTGCTGCTTTTATCATGAACTTCTCTATTAATTAAGCACACACTAGTTCAATAACCAGTGCTCCTAATTGTATGTTTTACATTATATGAGCAGTTAAGCACTGACACTCAGAATTATTCCTTTTTATTGACAAAATCAGGAGTTTAAGCACGTCCTTCACCAGCTTGTGTTGATTTAATGGATTTGTTTTTGCTTTATAATGTTTTATTTTAACTAGTCAGCTTGTTGTATTGTTATTGGAACGTGAAACTGATACTGGTTCATCATTTATGAaggagtttcaatcattgaagatGGTGAGGATGGCATTACaatggagttggagatgcagtggGATGGGAATCCAAGCATAGTACTTGATATCAAGACGAAACTTGGTGTTTCTTTACCTATACAGGTGATGTTTTAGTTCTCAGTTTTGATGTTATCTTTTTTCATATACTGGATACCGTACATATATCTTGCTGTACTGTTTATTTGTATTGTAGAGTGCCAATTTCGTAAAAGGGGCAAAAGAGAATACAAGAACAGTAAAAATTAACATTTAACTGGCTGAGAAGTGAAAACATGTTTTTGTAACTTGGCCGAGTTGATGATTTGTAGCAAATGGAGAAATTTCCAGTTCTGAATAGCTTATATATCACTTTGGCCATGTTCATGTCCTCTTGTGTAGCCCATTCTGTCTTCTCCGTCACTTAGTAGGTTTCCATACCAAGACTCAATGCAATCTGTAGCGTCTACCTATTGTTCCATATCCCCTATCTTGGTTTATTCCAACGCAGTGGATGATGCATCAACTCATCTTTCtctgatttaaaaacaaaaatacaaacaAGTATTTCTGCTTCAAATCAGAGAAATGATCATTTATTGCGTTGGAAAAAAAGCAAGAAATGGCCCGGGCTAGGTACTGACCAGCCCAGGGAATAAAAGGAGCTTTCGGGTAAAAAAGGGGGGAGACTCCTTTCTTCTTTCTGTGGAAGATTACTCTGTTTGCCCTAGAAGAGGCTGTAAAAAAAATTCTTGAATATCTCGCGGCGTAAAAATAAATTTAGGTTCTTATTATTCAACGAGCATCTTGTATTTCATGACCTTTGGCTGTAATACCGGGATGATTGCATCACGAATGTGATTGattcttcctttttttctttggTCGAATACTAGAATTTCATTTCAATAATGGGTATAtcttccaaagaaaagaaaacagaatcGTAAGATGATACACACTAGCTAAGTATCGCATGGTGCTACATCATAGGCACACTGAGAGCATAGATAATTGTAACTGTATACATATGATCTAATTCACTTTGTATTTAGtacttttttgtttgtttgcaaCCTTTACTTTGTATCCTAGTTCAGTTAGAGAACTAGACCAGCATTGTGATCCTGCAACCAGTACTCTATGCATTTGTCCGCCTTTGGAATGTTTATCTCCTCATCTCTGCCTCTGGAATGTTTATCTCCCCATCTTTGTAGTTCCTCCTGTTGTGGAATTATATGAATGCATAAGTTTCTTCAGTTACCTATATCCACTGAGTCACTGACCTTGTAGGCTAAAAATACGAATTTCATAGAGACAATGTAAATAGTATTAGCCCTCCAGTTCATGAAGTCTTGCTGGTCAAGTTCTTTTACTGCCTCGGAACATTTTTTGTTCACAGCATAGGCCTCCTGTATTCCTATTAACAAACAAATTACATTTTTGTTAAAGACCTTGTAGTTGGATTTGTGCTTATACAATAATGCCAGATAAACACCGGTCACTTCTATCATTTTAAAGCAGTTTGGTATCTGTTGATTAATGTAGCTATGCAGGATGGCTGACAGGATGTTGCTTTGACTATTTATTAGAATTCTAGGATGTGACAACGAATGTACATTTGGTTTACTGGTCGATATATTAGCCTGTTGACCTCTTCCAAAATATTAGGAATTGGTTTAATTTATTTACCGTTCTCTATGTGACTATGCCTGTTTCTGTTAGAGAGAAAAATTATCTCCCCGTGCCCATCTTCTCTATTACTtggcatccattttcatgtttgcAGGTACACAACCttgttgttattttatttttgtttgctttcacctTATTGTCTGCTTAGCTGATCTTTCTTCCTTTCGAAACTTATGTAGGTCAAAAACATTGGTTTCACGGGGGTTTTCAGATTAATGTTTAAGCCACTAGTTAATGAGTTTCCTTGTTTCGGAGCTGTTTGTTATTCGTTGAGGCATAAGGTGCAGTTTTCTCTCTGACAGGAGTTCCCTTGATAAGCTTTTTCTTAAAATTTTGTTAGCAGTCTGGCTTAGTGCCGTTTTCTGAACACTAACATGATACTTAATCTTACAATTATTCTGAATTATTGGATTGCAGAAGAAGTTGGATTTTACACTTAAAGTTGTTGGTGGTGATGTATCATCTATTCCTGGAATCTCTGATGCTATTGAGGTTCGGTCTAACTTGTATAAGCCATTTCTTTTCTTATTCCTGTTAAATGGATCAACTGCTTATGATAGAAGAGCAGTTCATCTGAGCAAATTGATTGGGAGGGTAGTTTACTCTCCAATGCTATCGAGGTTCAGCCTTACTTGTATGAACCATTTCAATTCTTATTTCTGTTAAACGGATCGATTGCGAATGACAGAATCACAGTTCATCTGGGTAAACTGTTTTCTCTTGATAGGGTAGTTTACCAATGATGATTTTACCTGTTAGGAAGATTGTTTACTACCCTCCCAGTCCCAGTCTCCATATATGTAAGACGTCCATATATCTCTGAAGCTTTTTTTAGCCTGGTGAAGAACATAAATGTTACCAACATCAGGCCTGATAAGTGTAAGATTGTTTAAATCCCTTAGATAATGTTATATACCATAGATCAAGTTTTCGTATAGGAATACTATGAGTAGTATACCCTTTATGCAGTTCAATTTCCCTTACTATTAAACTTTTTGATGTCTATCTAATATATGTTTGTACCCTGATAATGTTGATTATGTCGTGTTCACGAGTCTTTGTAGATTTCATAATGGTAACCTTGCACGTGTGGTGTTTTTGGATGAAACTCCTAGTTATTATTATGAATTCTAGAATACAATAGAGATTTTATTACTGTTTCCCAGATTTTATTCCTTGATAGCACCTGTCAGGTTACTTATCTAAATTGCACCTTTTTTGCGCAGAGCACGATACGCGATGCAATTGAAGATTCTATAACATGGCCAGTTCGGAAAATTATTCCCATCATACCTGGGGACTATAGGTATGGATTTATTTATTGTACTTACTATCACCATTGTGGCCGTAAGGGTCAATCCTAGTCCAAACTTAATGATCTCGTTCATGTTCTTGAAACTTTTGAAATTTCCAACCATGCATAAGATAACATAGGGTTAAGGTGTGTAACTGGTGGATGCTTCTTGGACCACTAGATCTCCCCTGAACCAGATCAAATTGGATTTTTTAGCATTGCTTAGGAAAAGTTTAGTTTATCTAGCCAACCAAGGCTCCAAACTCTAGGATTCCTTTTTCACTAGATAAAATTCATGGTAGGTATACAAAACTGCCCACAGATCTATGGTTTGAATGCATAACATTTTTTGTGTGGATGACCTTTGAAGTAGGACCCTTTGCATTATTGGTTGGACTTGGATGTGTCATTGCTGCATGCTGGGTGCTAAGCTACTCCGCTTGTCTTCTTGGTGTTACATTCGATGCTCTCATGTTTCAGTGCTCATCTGTCTTAGTGTATCACAAACTTCTACCTGCTTCTTTTTGTGCTGGTTTAGTGATCTAGAGCTGAAACCTGTTGGGACATTAGAAGTGAAGCTTGTACAGGCTAAGGAATTAACAAACAAGGACATCATTGGGAAATCTGATCCGTATGCTGTAGTGTATATACGCCCATTAGCTGACAGAATGAAGAAAAGTAAAACAATTGTAAGTGAGCTGTTCCTCCTTCTCGAATATTTCTTTTTAACTTAGTTATCGGCCCATGGGGTTAAAAAACTAATTGTTGAATTATTTTCTGCAGAACAATCAGCTGAATCCTATTTGGAATGAGCACTTTGAATTTATAGTCGAGGATGCATCTACTCAACATTTGATAGTCAAAATTTTTGATGATGAAGGAGTTCAAGCATCTGAACTGATTGGATGtgcacaagtgttgttgaaagaccTTGAGCCTGGTAAAGTGAAGGATGTTTGGCTGAAGTTGGTCAAAGATTTGGATCTCCAGAGAGACACGAAAAACAGGGGCCAGGTACTTCAGTTTTCTTTCTCTTAGTTAAACTTCTTCCACGATGCATGTTTTAGAATTGTTCATTGTTAATCTCTTGTGTCGTTCTTGGTTTAAAAATATCATATAGAAAAGAATGTCCCCTTGCTGAGAAATTCCTAGCTGGACTATAGCATGTAAGATATTTCTATTATCTTCATATCTAGACCATTTGTGAATTTTGTAGCTTATGATGCACTGTGGATGGTGTTTGCTTACTACACACACTGCTGCTCTTTAGAAGCTAAATCTGTTCGCTTATAGCTTATCTGCAAAGAAATACCTTGGCAGATGGTTGTCTCAGTTAACTCTGTCATCACTGGTTTCTAAATAATGGCAGTCCTAAatgtttttgagtttttcttcTTGTGGAATCAATACATCCTTATCTTGAGTTTTAATCAACTGTATCGTGCTTTTTGTTTAGGTTCATTTGGAGCTTTTGTATATTCCATTTGGCATGGAGAATTCGTTTACTAATCCTTTTGCTCCAAAGTTCTCAATGACATCCCTCGAGAAAGCCCTCAAATCTGGGTCTGATGGAACCGAGGCTGGTGATCTTGAGAAAGCAGCCAACCAAAAGAAAAGAGAGGTCATAGTGAGAGGAGTACTTTCTGTGACAGTGATTTCAGCTGAGGAGGTGCCAGCAACTGATATACTGGGAAAGGCCGATCCCTACGTTATACTGAGTTTGAAGAAAGCGGGAACCAAAAATAAAACTAGGGTAACTTTCTAACTTCACATAGTACAGGAGTCGTatggttttcttttttctctgaTGGGTTGGACCCAATTTGTTTGGTTTTTGCTCCATGCACGTGCACCATGTCTATTACTTTCATCTTTGCTTGAACTCTCCCTATTTCTAAAAGCTTTACTGTTGTCAGGTTGTAAATGACAGTCTGAATCCAGTCTGGAACCAAACTTTTGACTTTGTTGTGGAGGATGGTTTACACGATATGCTAGTACTGGAACTTTATGATCATGATACATTTGGAAAGGTATGTCTTCTAAATTTCACATTCTAGCATAGTTTCTGTGTATGTTTATTTTCCCCTTGGAAGTATTAAgctaaatacaatatttgcttgTTTAATCCCTCCAGGACTATATCGGGCGATGCATCATTACACTTACCAGGGTTATTCTGGAAGGGGAATACAGTGACACTGTCCCTCTAGATGGTGCCAAATCAGGAAAGCTGAATTTGCATCTCAAGTGGTCGGCACAACCAATATACAGAGACTCAACATGATGTGTCCAGGGCCGGCCCTGACGTGCAACATATTTTTAGGGGCTTCATTTTTATTTATTCGGAAATGCTATTCGGTGCTCTAATCACAGCACTACTTACAGCTCAAATCCATGTGTCCCAGTATTATTGGTCAAGATTGTTAAGCTGTGACCCACCTGTTTACCAAAATCCCAGGGTCTGGATGTGGTTGAGTGCTAAGTAGTGCTGCAATAAGTGTGTGGAATAGCAGCTCGGTTATTTATTTTTGTCAAACCTTTttaacctagtttaattgggggcccaaAAATTAATTAGGGGCCCTGCCCAATTTATACTCACACCAAAATTGATAGGGGGTTCCAAAAATAGATGAAAGTACTATTTTCCCCTTTCCCaaataataaaaacttaaaacctAATAACCCTTAATCTAAAAGCCCCCAAATCAGAAAACCAAAACCCTCCCCTTCCTCACCCGACTCCCATCTCTCTCGCCATTAACGACCGCCGAAGAAAACAGAAATCTTATCTCTCTCGCCATTAACGACCGCCGAAGAAAACAGAAATCTTCAATTGATTTCATCGTCGTAATCTTCTATTGGAAATTAAAACTCCGTAATTTATTTCctatttgtgtttaatttgatgggTTACTTTTGAATTAGattttccaaccgaaaaattgcagttacagttaTAGAGTCGTCATATCGATAGGTTTATAGTGTAGAGATAACGGTTTTATGATTTACTGGAGTCTTATGGGACCATTGACGATCCTTCACTGACGACTTGTTTTTATGCAATAACGACTCTCGGTGACCAAAAAACTCACCTCTCTGTCCAAAATATATGAGAGGATCGTCATCCTTTCACTTTGGGTCGTCATTTTATATTTGAGAATCGTCACCATACATACATGGAGTCGTCAACTGTAATTTGTGGGTATTGTTATTGTGTTGACAACCCTTTTAATGAGAGCACTGCAAATCTTGAACGACTAGTACCTCCAGTATGAACTTCATTAAATTGGAGTCTTCTAAGACTAGTTCCAGTACACATCCAAGCCATTGCCTTTAAAAGAACAATAAAGTCCAAATACTATCACGTCTACTGACCACATAGATTAATCTCAAAGAAGATTAAATCACCACAAGAATCCAACTGGTAGTAATCTAACATATATTCCTAGCACACTTGAAACTTGATTTGGGAATTAGTACCTTGTAGACAGATCAGGCACACGGAAAACTCATTTTCATAGAAATTGATTCGTAGTGTCCGCAATAGATAAATTAAATCAACACACATCAACAGTGTcaattttagtaaatcaaaattGTAAGCGAAACCCAAGAACTTTCCGTTCCAACGTATGAAAGGGTATGAAACCCACATGAAGTAGACAAAGTGAAAATGACACCGTATCGGAACACCACATAATGTTCACTCCAGATACATTGGATACACGTAGATGCTGGGTTCTTAATATCTAACTCTGACTTGCATTACCCTAGTCAACAGCTACACCAAGGAGTAAAATGAAACATCGAAATCCCCGAAACGGAGCTAAATTCTAATGGCagatggtggtggagatgagATTGAGGAGGAGGAAGACTTCTCGGAAAATTGTAATGGCAGCTTAGAGTCGCTTGGGTTTATACATAACCAAATGATGACTCTAAGGGGTATATTTATACAGAATCTTTGGGTTGTAGAGTCGTCTACGTATATAGACAAACCCTATAACGATTCTTCCTTAGGGTCGTTATGTATAAAATAAAAGTTGTCGACTTTTCATAACtcggaaaagttgcaggtttgagtcgtttgGGTTTAGATTCTCGATATTGACGACTCTTTTACTGGGTGGTTAGCAATTAGCTGTGATTCGACCACTTTGAGCAACATATAGGCCATTAGAAGAGTATGAAGTTTACCTGGTATTTTGAGCAACATTTCTCCCACTTaaatcactcatttttacaaaccctagttttccCTCTAAAACccactcttcttcttctcaactcacaaaaatccaatttttttcttcaatactGACTCTAAAACTTGATGTTAATCCAATTAATTAACTATTAACACTAATCATATAAGGccattttagccatttaaaaaatttgggttaaggggtgcCTTTGAATTAGGTTTTGATAACCTTTTTTTGACTTTATAGTGcaggcccctaattattttctGGGGACCCCcaattattatttcctttttaaGGGTGTACTCAATTTATAGATAATTGAGAATCTGTAAAAATTCAAATTAGAATTATATAGTTTTATACGCGATGGTAGATGGTGGTCTTATATATATCAGAATGCACTTGTTTTTGAATGGATTATATAGCTTTATAAGAGGAACATGT
This DNA window, taken from Papaver somniferum cultivar HN1 chromosome 3, ASM357369v1, whole genome shotgun sequence, encodes the following:
- the LOC113355871 gene encoding synaptotagmin-5-like isoform X2; the protein is MELEMQWDGNPSIVLDIKTKLGVSLPIQVKNIGFTGVFRLMFKPLVNEFPCFGAVCYSLRHKKKLDFTLKVVGGDVSSIPGISDAIESTIRDAIEDSITWPVRKIIPIIPGDYSDLELKPVGTLEVKLVQAKELTNKDIIGKSDPYAVVYIRPLADRMKKSKTINNQLNPIWNEHFEFIVEDASTQHLIVKIFDDEGVQASELIGCAQVLLKDLEPGKVKDVWLKLVKDLDLQRDTKNRGQVHLELLYIPFGMENSFTNPFAPKFSMTSLEKALKSGSDGTEAGDLEKAANQKKREVIVRGVLSVTVISAEEVPATDILGKADPYVILSLKKAGTKNKTRVVNDSLNPVWNQTFDFVVEDGLHDMLVLELYDHDTFGKDYIGRCIITLTRVILEGEYSDTVPLDGAKSGKLNLHLKWSAQPIYRDST
- the LOC113355871 gene encoding synaptotagmin-5-like isoform X1 translates to MSFFFGLFIGITVGIGLIMGFVRSENYRSKRRSDLAATVSAFSKMTVEDSKKLLPLDFYPSWVVFSEKQKLTWLNLELTKIWPYVDQAASELIKTSVEPVLEQYRPVILSSLKFSKLTLGTVAPQFTGVSIIEDGEDGITMELEMQWDGNPSIVLDIKTKLGVSLPIQVKNIGFTGVFRLMFKPLVNEFPCFGAVCYSLRHKKKLDFTLKVVGGDVSSIPGISDAIESTIRDAIEDSITWPVRKIIPIIPGDYSDLELKPVGTLEVKLVQAKELTNKDIIGKSDPYAVVYIRPLADRMKKSKTINNQLNPIWNEHFEFIVEDASTQHLIVKIFDDEGVQASELIGCAQVLLKDLEPGKVKDVWLKLVKDLDLQRDTKNRGQVHLELLYIPFGMENSFTNPFAPKFSMTSLEKALKSGSDGTEAGDLEKAANQKKREVIVRGVLSVTVISAEEVPATDILGKADPYVILSLKKAGTKNKTRVVNDSLNPVWNQTFDFVVEDGLHDMLVLELYDHDTFGKDYIGRCIITLTRVILEGEYSDTVPLDGAKSGKLNLHLKWSAQPIYRDST